The Sphingorhabdus lutea genome segment TTTTGCCGCCGCGCAATTTTTTCACACCGTCAAGCAAGCTGCCCTGTGTCACGCCGGTTGCGGCAAAAATACAATCACCCTTGGCGAGTTCGGTTAAATCATAAATTTTGTCCAAATCATCAATGCCCCATTTGCGGGCGCGGGCGCGTTCATCCTCATTACGGAATAATAACCGCCCCTTAAATTGTCCGCCAACACAGCGCAGCGCGGCTGCGGCCAACACGCCCTCTGGCGCGCCGCCTTGACCCATATACATATCAATAGTTGTTTCTGGATCGCTGGTCGCGATGACGCCGGCAACATCACCATCGGGAATTAACATGATGCCGCAGCCAATGGCGCGAAGTTCAGTTATGATTTTTTCATGCCGCGCACGGTCCAACACACAAACAATAATGTCGGCTGGTTCAACGCCCTTTTCCTTGGCCACGGCCTCCACATTTTCGCGCACTGATTTATCCAAATCGATGATATTTGGCGAATATCCAGGACCAACGGCAATTTTGTCCATATATACATCGGGCGCGTTTAATAAATTGCCTTCTTCGGCCACGGCCAAAACGGCCAAGGCATTTGGCCCTGCCTTTGCGGTGATGGTTGTGCCCTCCAACGGATCAAGCGCAATGTCAATTTTGGGGCCCTTACCAATGGCGGTGCCAACTTTTTCACCAATATATAGCATGGGGGCTTCATCTCGTTCGCCCTCGCCAATAACCACGGTGCCGTCCATATAAAGTTCGTTTAATGCCGCGCGCATTGCCTCCACCGCCGCGGCATCGGCGGCCTTTTCATCACCGCGACCAATTTGCGTGGCGGCGGCAATGGCCGCTGCTTCGGTCACGCGGACCATTTCTAAAACCAATAAACGATCAATATTATTTGGTGAGTTGGTCATGCACATTTCCTTATCATTGAAGGCGTTAAGACAGCCTATATTCATATTATTATCTATAACGGCGAATATAGATTTATTTTTCGTCTTGGTCTTTAGGAAAATAGTCGCGACTTGTCGAGCATGGAGAGGGAAAGAGATGAAATTATTCTTATTTCACAAGATAATGCCTTCTTTATTTTTGGGCGTTTTCCTGCTTCCTGCACATGCGGCGCATGCACAGAATGAAGAAAATGCGAAATTTAGCGAAGAAGAAGTAAAGGCCATGATGCAAAAATGGCGAAATGGGCCGCGTGTGGACGCCGATGGCTGTATCGTCCAATCAAAGGCGGATGAGATTGTCGTTTGCGGGGAAAGTGAAGAAAATAGGGAAAATCGTTTGCCCTTTCCAAATTTGAACCGCAGGGCGACAGGTCCGGTGCGCGGTGAAATGCCCGCCGCCAGCGCCGCGCCTTTACGAACAGGAAGCTGCGGCGTATCAGGAAATATTAGCGGATGTGCGAATGAAGGGCCATATTTGAACGCAGATGGATCGGTGGCCAAGGGAATGCCGATAGTGGATTTCATAACACGGGCCGCCGGCATCAGCAAAGAGCCAATAAATGACGGCGATTATGTGAAGCAATCAACCGTCACCAAGCCTTAAATTCTCAAAAAACTATGGATAAATTAGCGCAAAATATGCATGACCATGGGGTCATTTATCAGATTTTCCGAACCCGATAATAAACGCAATGTTTCGGCAACGGCGCTTTCCGGACCATCATGGGTGACCATGGAAACCAGCGCCGTGCCGTCGGCATTGGCTTCTTGTTGGATTAAGCTTTCGATTGATAAGCCCGCATCGCGCGTGGCGGCGGTGATTTCGGCCAACACGCCTGGCCTATCCGCCGCGATAAAGCGCAGATATACCTTGCCCATACGATGGCCGCTTTCTGCCTTTGGCAATTGTTCCAAATGTTTTTGTTCCATGCCGAACATTGGGCCGGTTTCGCCGCGCGCAATGTCGATAATGTCGGCAACCACGGCCGAAGCGGTTGGTTTGTCGCCTGCGCCCGCCCCTTGAAATAATAAACGGCCTGAAAAATCACCCTCGGCCACCACGGCATTGGTGGGGCCGGTGACATGTGCCAATGGATGTGTTTTGCGGACAAGATAAGGGTGAACCCGTTGGAACAGCGCTGACCCGCCATTATCGCCATCAATTTCGGCAAGGCCCAATAAACGGATGCGATATCCCATGGCGGCGGCCTGTTCAATATCGGCGGCCTTTATCTGTTCAATCCCGCCAATGCTGACCGCGCCAAAATCAACCTTTGTTCCAAAACATAGGCTGGCCAAAATGGACAATTTATGCGCCGCATCCACGCCGCCAATATCAAAACTGGGGTCCGCCTCGGCATAGCCATTTGCCTGTGCATCGGCCAAAACCTCGGCAAAATCGCGGCCATCCTTTTCCATCGCGCTTAAAATGAAATTACATGTGCCGTTCAAAATGCCATACACACGTTCAATCCGGTTGGCCGATGCGCCGTCACGCAGCCCCTTTATCACCGGAATACCGCCCGCAACCGCTGCCTCATATTTTATGGCAAGGCCATTTTTTTCCGCCTTTGTGGCCAATTCATCCCCATGATGCGCGACCATCGCCTTGTTCGCGGTGACGAAATTTTTGCCGTGGGACAGGCTTTCCCGCGCAAGGGTGAGCGCAGGGCCATCCGACCCGCCGATAAGTTCTACCACAACATCCACATCATCATCCGATGCCATGGCCGATAAATCATCCATCCAACGATAAGAGGAAAGATCAACCCCGCGATTTTTATTTTTATCCCGCGCGGATACGGCGGTAATTTGAATTTCACGTCCCGCGCGGCGGGTAATAATATCCTTATTCTGGGTAATAAGCTGTGCAACACCTGCTCCAACAGTGCCAAGTCCGGCAAGGGCAATTTTCAATGGTGGTTGCATAACATATTCCTATTATAAATTTTGGCCAGATATGGCCGATAGCGCCATTTTATTGAAACAATATTTTCTATCGCCGCCCATAAGTT includes the following:
- the glpX gene encoding class II fructose-bisphosphatase, with translation MTNSPNNIDRLLVLEMVRVTEAAAIAAATQIGRGDEKAADAAAVEAMRAALNELYMDGTVVIGEGERDEAPMLYIGEKVGTAIGKGPKIDIALDPLEGTTITAKAGPNALAVLAVAEEGNLLNAPDVYMDKIAVGPGYSPNIIDLDKSVRENVEAVAKEKGVEPADIIVCVLDRARHEKIITELRAIGCGIMLIPDGDVAGVIATSDPETTIDMYMGQGGAPEGVLAAAALRCVGGQFKGRLLFRNEDERARARKWGIDDLDKIYDLTELAKGDCIFAATGVTQGSLLDGVKKLRGGKMTTESVVMRASSGTVRWVKSEHVIK
- a CDS encoding homoserine dehydrogenase, producing the protein MQPPLKIALAGLGTVGAGVAQLITQNKDIITRRAGREIQITAVSARDKNKNRGVDLSSYRWMDDLSAMASDDDVDVVVELIGGSDGPALTLARESLSHGKNFVTANKAMVAHHGDELATKAEKNGLAIKYEAAVAGGIPVIKGLRDGASANRIERVYGILNGTCNFILSAMEKDGRDFAEVLADAQANGYAEADPSFDIGGVDAAHKLSILASLCFGTKVDFGAVSIGGIEQIKAADIEQAAAMGYRIRLLGLAEIDGDNGGSALFQRVHPYLVRKTHPLAHVTGPTNAVVAEGDFSGRLLFQGAGAGDKPTASAVVADIIDIARGETGPMFGMEQKHLEQLPKAESGHRMGKVYLRFIAADRPGVLAEITAATRDAGLSIESLIQQEANADGTALVSMVTHDGPESAVAETLRLLSGSENLINDPMVMHILR